TAACGATATTATTGAATCCATCAAGAACATAATTGCAAACGAAATTGCAACAAATAGAATGCCAAACTTTCCGTTGAACAACATTAAAATTCCGATAATAATGTCAACGACCGCGTTAAAAACGACCCATCCAGAATTTTCTAAAGCACCTCTAAGAACGGTTAACTTGTAAATCCCGGACAAAATTGCGGTAATTGCTGCAATAACGACTACCGCACTGAAGGTTGCTAGGGGATTTCTTAAAGAAATGACCGCAACGAAAATACTTAAGATCCCGACGACAAACATAAATGGGTCAAATCTGTCCAATAACTTATTCATATAAAATTCCTCCCAATAATGTACAGCTTTTATAGACATCAGATTGTTGGTCGTAAATTAAATAATGCTATAAAAATTGATTTCGGTGTAATTTTACATTTGTGGGTGGTAGGTTGCAAATTTAATCCGAATTTTTGGACAAATTTGTCAGCATAACCTGATACGGTGTTTGCCAGTCGAGTATTTTAAGCGGTCGCTGGTTAATTTGGAGTAACGTCGTCGTTAAATCTTGAGCACTAATGTGCTCAAAACGAGTCCCTTTAGGATAAAAATAACGTAAATTCCGATTAAAGCGTTCATTACTAACACGTTCAGCTGGAGTATAAGAACCTGTCTAGTATCTGCTGAATCTGGTAGAATTGTGGAAAACCGACTGAGGAGTTTGTCATGCCAGATTATCCAAGCAATATTTCTCGAGCGCAATTTGCGTTAATACAACCTGATTTAGAAAACTTCCGCAAGCATACAAGACCGCGTCGTTATGATCTTTATGACGTATTCAATGCCATCCTTTACTCGCTTACTACAGGGTGTCAATGGCGTGAATTACCGCACGATTTCCCGGAATGGCACACTGTCTACCGCTATTACGATATGTGGCGAGATAAACCAGACCCGACAGCTGATTCGCTATTAGCCTAGATTGCATAATTAAAGTTACCACCCAGAAAATGTGAAAAAAGACCTGTCCGTTCTTGCTAAAATGGTGTTTGCATAACATACCATCTAGAGAGAAGGACAGGTCCCATGGCCATTATAACCTTAATTGAACGAT
This genomic window from Lacticaseibacillus paracasei subsp. paracasei contains:
- a CDS encoding HdeD family acid-resistance protein, giving the protein MNKLLDRFDPFMFVVGILSIFVAVISLRNPLATFSAVVVIAAITAILSGIYKLTVLRGALENSGWVVFNAVVDIIIGILMLFNGKFGILFVAISFAIMFLMDSIISLWLSNIIKLVNEKYFMVDVILSVIGIILGVLLLIYPAFSILSIYYLVGLFFMITGISAIIHSI